In the Mya arenaria isolate MELC-2E11 chromosome 11, ASM2691426v1 genome, one interval contains:
- the LOC128209851 gene encoding HHIP-like protein 1 isoform X2 → MGRACRKLNVIWCSGLLFLVLIVAKIKCHPQCLDSRPPFKGTGLTFCSQYQDYGCCTSQDDVQLKERYDRIQQLIPPENQQIWTDCSEYAKTFVCQECSPYAAHIFDAEQTTKDIVVKPRAFPGLCKNYCSTFYQKCKDFVKYYMDEAGSGYMEEALRLTEALSSQMEFCTNGTKLIDNDYCFPELLTNPILNGNITIEKVTQEGCLCLEPMSTVFYRNPIFLKHANDSSKRMFVGEQIGLVHIMYPDGRVLEEPFLDLTYDIKTTSSKGDERGMLGMAFHPNYINNGLFYIYYSTHISDYEQIQSGADHKIRIEEFKVRDDNPNSVNTSYSRVILEVYEPYWNHNGGEILFGDDGYMYLFIGDGGMAGDPLNSGQDLNSLLGKVLRIDVDNVDYVRRTEYSIPPDNPFVNDIRALPEVYAYGVRNIWRCGKDRGDPITKFGKGRIVCGDVGQSAREEIDLIEKGANYGWKKMEGTAPYCSACKYASGGNVTAPIWDYPHSFGKSVTGGHFYRGCQSPNLQGYYIYGDFMSGRLFRLLHHANNDTWTNKELKMCASNVCVPPLVNDYATSIISFGEDEEGEVYMLSTDYASTTVRAGTVYKIVDPIRRGNPQDCKGYDVQTPPTITTPQENTPQKTTATVSHAPSTIPPVAASTAPPLLPTPVMTTPPPVSTTTQLQVSVSYETILKMIRQWMARSPNFGTGRTVFRIANVKP, encoded by the exons ATGGGACGCGCGTGcagaaaattaaatgttatctGGTGTTCTGGATTGTTGTTCTTGGTTTTGATAGTCGCTAAGATAAAATGCCATCCTCAATGTTTGGATTCTAGACCACCTTTTAAAGGGACAGGTTTAACATTTTGCTCGCAGTATCAGGACTATGGATGCTGTACTAGTCAAGACGATGTGCAACTGAAAGAAAGATACGATAGAATACAACAACTTATTCCTCCGGAAAACCAGCAGATTTGGACTGATTGCTCAGAGTATGCCAAAACATTCGTCTGTCAAGAATGCTCTCCTTATGCTGCTCATATTTTTGATGCCGAACAAACCACCAAAGATATTGTCGTTAAACCGAGAGCCTTTCCTGGTCTATGTAAAAACTACTGCAGCACTTTCTATCAAAAATGCAaagattttgtgaaatattacaTGGATGAGGCTGGTAGCGGCTATATGGAAGAAGCTTTGAGATTAACCGAAGCTTTATCAAGTCAGATGGAATTTTGTACAAATGGCACCAAGTTGATTGATAATGACTATTGCTTTCCGGAGCTTCTAACAAACCCAATACTTAATGGGAACATTACGATTGAAAAAGTAACTCAAGAAGGATGTTTATGTTTAGAGCCTATGAGTACTGTTTTTTATAGAAATCCTATTTTTCTGAAGCATGCAAATGACAGTTCTAAAAGAATGTTTGTTGGCGAACAGATAGGGCTGGTGCATATAATGTACCCAGATGGTCGTGTATTGGAGGAACCATTCTTAGATTTAACATACGATATCAAAACAACAAGCTCTAAGGGCGATGAAAGAGGAATGCTTGGAATGGCATTTCATCCAAACTATATCAATAATgggttattttacatttattattcaaCTCACATAAGTGATTATGAACAGATTCAGAGCGGAGCAGACCATAAAATAAGGATTGAAGAATTTAAGGTTCGGGATGACAATCCTAACAGTGTTAACACCAGTTACAGCAGAGTCATCTTGGAGGTCTATGAACCATATTGGAACCATAACGGGGGAGAG ATTTTGTTTGGAGACGATgggtacatgtatttgtttatcgGGGACGGAGGGATGGCTGGAGATCCGCTCAACTCCGGCCAAGACTT GAATTCTCTGCTCGGGAAAGTACTGCGTATAGATGTGGACAATGTAGACTATGTTAGACGTACAGAGTACAGCATTCCACCAGACAATCCGTTCGTCAACGACATAAGGGCTTTGCCTGAAGTTTATGCATACGGTGTCCGAAACATTTGGAGGTGTGGAAAAGACCGAGGGGACCCTATCActa AATTTGGAAAAGGTCGCATTGTTTGCGGAGATGTTGGGCAGAGTGCCAGAGAAGAAATTGATTTGATAGAGAAGGGAGCTAACTATGGGTGGAAGAAAATGGAGGGTACAGCCCCTTACTGCTCTGCATGTAAATATG CATCAGGAGGAAATGTGACAGCCCCCATCTGGGATTATCCACATTCCTTTGGAAAGTCTGTGACCGGGGGCCATTTTTATCGCGGTTGCCAAAGCCCAAATCTCCAGGGCTACTACATATATGGAGATTTTATGAGTGG GCGTCTTTTCCGTCTTCTCCACCATGCCAACAATGACACGTGGACAAACAAGGAACTGAAGATGTGTGCTTCGAATGTCTGTGTACCCCCTCTCGTCAACGACTACGCCACCAGCATCATATCATTTGGCGAGGATGAGGAGG GGGAGGTGTACATGCTGTCAACCGACTATGCCTCCACAACTGTTCGTGCCGGAACTGTTTACAAGATTGTCGACCCCATCAG ACGTGGAAATCCACAGGACTGCAAAGGATATGATGTCCAGACTCCACCAACAATAACTACGCCTCAAGAAAACACGCCTCAAAAAACCACAGCTACGGTCAGCCATGCTCCATCCACTATCCCCCCTGTGGCTG
- the LOC128209851 gene encoding HHIP-like protein 1 isoform X3, which yields MGRACRKLNVIWCSGLLFLVLIVAKIKCHPQCLDSRPPFKGTGLTFCSQYQDYGCCTSQDDVQLKERYDRIQQLIPPENQQIWTDCSEYAKTFVCQECSPYAAHIFDAEQTTKDIVVKPRAFPGLCKNYCSTFYQKCKDFVKYYMDEAGSGYMEEALRLTEALSSQMEFCTNGTKLIDNDYCFPELLTNPILNGNITIEKVTQEGCLCLEPMSTVFYRNPIFLKHANDSSKRMFVGEQIGLVHIMYPDGRVLEEPFLDLTYDIKTTSSKGDERGMLGMAFHPNYINNGLFYIYYSTHISDYEQIQSGADHKIRIEEFKVRDDNPNSVNTSYSRVILEVYEPYWNHNGGEILFGDDGYMYLFIGDGGMAGDPLNSGQDLNSLLGKVLRIDVDNVDYVRRTEYSIPPDNPFVNDIRALPEVYAYGVRNIWRCGKDRGDPITKFGKGRIVCGDVGQSAREEIDLIEKGANYGWKKMEGTAPYCSACKYASGGNVTAPIWDYPHSFGKSVTGGHFYRGCQSPNLQGYYIYGDFMSGRLFRLLHHANNDTWTNKELKMCASNVCVPPLVNDYATSIISFGEDEEGEVYMLSTDYASTTVRAGTVYKIVDPIRRGNPQDCKGYDVQTPPTITTPQENTPQKTTATVSHAPSTIPPVAGMLSSCLFAWVLACTVGHWL from the exons ATGGGACGCGCGTGcagaaaattaaatgttatctGGTGTTCTGGATTGTTGTTCTTGGTTTTGATAGTCGCTAAGATAAAATGCCATCCTCAATGTTTGGATTCTAGACCACCTTTTAAAGGGACAGGTTTAACATTTTGCTCGCAGTATCAGGACTATGGATGCTGTACTAGTCAAGACGATGTGCAACTGAAAGAAAGATACGATAGAATACAACAACTTATTCCTCCGGAAAACCAGCAGATTTGGACTGATTGCTCAGAGTATGCCAAAACATTCGTCTGTCAAGAATGCTCTCCTTATGCTGCTCATATTTTTGATGCCGAACAAACCACCAAAGATATTGTCGTTAAACCGAGAGCCTTTCCTGGTCTATGTAAAAACTACTGCAGCACTTTCTATCAAAAATGCAaagattttgtgaaatattacaTGGATGAGGCTGGTAGCGGCTATATGGAAGAAGCTTTGAGATTAACCGAAGCTTTATCAAGTCAGATGGAATTTTGTACAAATGGCACCAAGTTGATTGATAATGACTATTGCTTTCCGGAGCTTCTAACAAACCCAATACTTAATGGGAACATTACGATTGAAAAAGTAACTCAAGAAGGATGTTTATGTTTAGAGCCTATGAGTACTGTTTTTTATAGAAATCCTATTTTTCTGAAGCATGCAAATGACAGTTCTAAAAGAATGTTTGTTGGCGAACAGATAGGGCTGGTGCATATAATGTACCCAGATGGTCGTGTATTGGAGGAACCATTCTTAGATTTAACATACGATATCAAAACAACAAGCTCTAAGGGCGATGAAAGAGGAATGCTTGGAATGGCATTTCATCCAAACTATATCAATAATgggttattttacatttattattcaaCTCACATAAGTGATTATGAACAGATTCAGAGCGGAGCAGACCATAAAATAAGGATTGAAGAATTTAAGGTTCGGGATGACAATCCTAACAGTGTTAACACCAGTTACAGCAGAGTCATCTTGGAGGTCTATGAACCATATTGGAACCATAACGGGGGAGAG ATTTTGTTTGGAGACGATgggtacatgtatttgtttatcgGGGACGGAGGGATGGCTGGAGATCCGCTCAACTCCGGCCAAGACTT GAATTCTCTGCTCGGGAAAGTACTGCGTATAGATGTGGACAATGTAGACTATGTTAGACGTACAGAGTACAGCATTCCACCAGACAATCCGTTCGTCAACGACATAAGGGCTTTGCCTGAAGTTTATGCATACGGTGTCCGAAACATTTGGAGGTGTGGAAAAGACCGAGGGGACCCTATCActa AATTTGGAAAAGGTCGCATTGTTTGCGGAGATGTTGGGCAGAGTGCCAGAGAAGAAATTGATTTGATAGAGAAGGGAGCTAACTATGGGTGGAAGAAAATGGAGGGTACAGCCCCTTACTGCTCTGCATGTAAATATG CATCAGGAGGAAATGTGACAGCCCCCATCTGGGATTATCCACATTCCTTTGGAAAGTCTGTGACCGGGGGCCATTTTTATCGCGGTTGCCAAAGCCCAAATCTCCAGGGCTACTACATATATGGAGATTTTATGAGTGG GCGTCTTTTCCGTCTTCTCCACCATGCCAACAATGACACGTGGACAAACAAGGAACTGAAGATGTGTGCTTCGAATGTCTGTGTACCCCCTCTCGTCAACGACTACGCCACCAGCATCATATCATTTGGCGAGGATGAGGAGG GGGAGGTGTACATGCTGTCAACCGACTATGCCTCCACAACTGTTCGTGCCGGAACTGTTTACAAGATTGTCGACCCCATCAG ACGTGGAAATCCACAGGACTGCAAAGGATATGATGTCCAGACTCCACCAACAATAACTACGCCTCAAGAAAACACGCCTCAAAAAACCACAGCTACGGTCAGCCATGCTCCATCCACTATCCCCCCTGTGGCTGGTATGTTGTCTTCATGCCTGTTTGCATGGGTACTGGCTTGTACAGTAGGGCACTGGCTTTGA